The following are encoded together in the Lathyrus oleraceus cultivar Zhongwan6 chromosome 3, CAAS_Psat_ZW6_1.0, whole genome shotgun sequence genome:
- the LOC127127323 gene encoding non-specific lipid-transfer protein 1 — translation MANSMLINVTSLAMICLILGIPIANAVQTCDEIKTSLASCLGYLTGSEPSVPVMCCNGVQTVDDQAKSLPERKDACECIKSTLASIPGVDPNAVQDLPNKCSVKPSFPIGADADCSQISV, via the exons ATGGCTAACTCAATGCTTATCAATGTTACTTCCTTGGCTATGATATGCTTGATTTTGGGTATTCCCATAGCCAATGCTGTCCAAACATGTGATGAAATCAAAACCTCCTTAGCATCATGCCTTGGGTACCTTACGGGCTCAGAACCATCCGTCCCTGTAATGTGTTGCAATGGTGTTCAAACTGTTGATGACCAAGCCAAATCTCTTCCCGAACGCAAAGATGCTTGTGAGTGCATCAAATCAACTTTAGCCAGCATTCCTGGAGTCGATCCAAATGCCGTTCAGGATCTCCCTAACAAGTGTAGTGTCAAACCGTCTTTCCCTATTGGTGCCGACGCAGACTGTAGCCA GATAAGCGTTTAG
- the LOC127131020 gene encoding uncharacterized protein LOC127131020, giving the protein MDRTWMYDRVYSNRHGLKEEYVRGVKDFVKRALKQPICKSEGGIRCPCINCKCLKIRTPTNVRLHLYRDGFQPDYWIWTQHGEVELNVNTRNDSNSSEHVHHDDQIEAMNQMVYDAFRPYGVFSHVNDNIEVEEYMEDEFPKEDAKRFYDKLISFNKPIYEGATQSILSISTQLLEIRSNWHVPQKGLDFVAQMLKSVCPVQKCLPENYYQATQLVSKLGLKVEKIDCCKNGCMLYYKDDSNLSECKFCNAPRFIPRKTGMGKYKDIPVKRMFYFPIIPRLQRLYASTESASEMRWHHMNKNSSNILRHPSDGKAWKHFDSVYPDFSREPRNVRLGLCSDGFTPYIQASASPYSCWLIIVTPYNLPPEMCMTKPYLFLACLIPGPKNPKLKIDVYLQPLIDDLHRLWSNGILTYDISTKQNFIMKACLMWTINDFPAYGMLSGWGTQGKLACPHCMEHTDAFTLKSGHKNSWFDCHRRFLPSNHSFRRSKRSFLKNRVVTNEPPPISTGKDIWAVISNFPKVTEIGWEAKWKEFEGYGVDHNWKKRSIFWDLPYWKDNLLRHNLDVMHIEKNVFDNIFNTVMNVKDKTKDNEKAREDLAKLCFRGDLELQPLENGKNGKPKASYTLTKSEAKLVYKWLKELRMPDGYASNLSRCANVEKGTVHGMKSHDCHVFMECLLPIAFHSLPDLVWKPLAELSRFFKDLCCNTLRMDDLIKLDENIPIIICKLERIFPPGFFDSMEHLPIHLAKEAILGGPVQYRWMYPFERFMGVSKRAVTNKARVEGSICSDYIHRETNYFCSHYFNSFRLLPTINLSNKPHLDNDDILPTMSILQSGGRPSGKSRKYFLSDKEWKSSHVHVLINCDEVKPYLDIFLENHSLDIEDSSGRIHIEFPIWMKKYVVVQGHELELNQLELHEELEKKQIFVCLKADSNVNL; this is encoded by the exons ATGGATCGTACTTGGATGTACGATAGAGTATATTCCAATAGACACGGATTGAAAGAAGAGTATGTTCGCGGGGTTAAAGACTTCGTAAAGAGGGCTTTGAAACAACCTATTTGTAAATCTGAGGGAGGGATAAGGTGTCCGTGTATAAATTGCAAGTGTCTCAAGATAAGAACACCAACTAATGTTAGACTTCACTTGTATCGAGATGGATTTCAACCAGACTATTGGATTTGGACTCAACATGGAGAAGTAGAGCTCAATGTTAATACAAGGAATGATTCAAATAGTAGTGAGCATGTGCATCATGATGACCAAATTGAGGCAATGAATCAGATGGTGTATGATGCTTTTAGGCCTTATGGAGTATTCTCTCACGTGAATGATAACATAGAAGTTGAGGAATATATGGAGGATGAGTTTCCCAAAGAAGATGCCAAACGATTTTATGACAAGTTGATATCTTTCAACAAGCCCATTTATGAGGGAGCTACCCAATCAATATTATCAATATCTACTCAACTTCTTGAAATTAGGTCTAATTGGCATGTACCACAAAAAGGTTTAGATTTTGTTGCACAAATGCTTAAAAGTGTATGTCCAGTTCAAAAATGCTTGCCCGAGAACTATTACCAAGCAACACAGTTGGTATCTAAGTTAGGGCTAAAGGTTGAGAAGATTGATTGTTGTAAGAATGGTTGTATGTTATATTACAAGGATGATAGCAATCTATCAGAGTGCAAATTTTGTAATGCTCCTAGGTTCATTCCTCGCAAGACTGGCATGGGAAAGTACAAAGATATCCCAGTGAAGAGAATGTTCTACTTCCCAATCATTCCCAGATTACAAAGATTGTATGCATCAACTGAGTCGGCAAGTGAAATGAGATGGCATCACATGAACAAAAATAGTTCCAACATCCTTCGCCACCCGTCAGATGGAAAAGCATGGAAACATTTTGATAGTGTATATCCTGACTTTTCTAGGGAACCCAGAAATGTAAGGTTGGGTCTGTGTTCAGATGGTTTTACTCCTTACATTCAAGCGTCTGCTTCTCCATACTCATGTTGGCTAATAATAGTTACTCCGTATAATCTCCCCCCTGAAATGTGCATGACCAAACCATACTTGTTTTTGGCATGCCTCATACCCGGACCTAAAAACCCTAAATTAAAGATAGATGTCTACTTGCAACCATTGATTGATGATCTACATCGATTGTGGTCCAATGGAATATTGACCTATGATATATCTACAAAACAAAACTTCATCATGAAAGCCTGCTTGATGTGgacaattaatgattttccagccTATGGTATGTTATCTGGATGGGGAACACAAGGTAAattggcatgccctcattgtATGGAACACACTGATGCTTTCACCTTGAAAAGTGGCCATAAGAATTCCTGGTTTGACTGTCATCGTCGTTTCTTGCCATCTAATCACTCCTTCAGAAGGAGTAAAAGAAGTTTCCTAAAAAATAGGGTTGTGACCAATGAGCCACCTCCCATTTCCACAGGGAAAGATATATGGGCGGTAATAAGTAATTTTCCAAAAGTTACTGAAATTGGATGGGAGGCGAAATGGAAAGAATTCGAAGGGTATGGAGTGGATCACAATTGGAAAAAGCGAAGTATTTTTTGGGATCTCCCATATTGGAAGGATAACTTGTTAAGGCATAACCTCGATGTGATGCACATAGAAAAAAACGTCTTCGATAATATATTTAATACTGTCATGAATGTTAAGGACAAAACAAAGGATAATGAAAAGGCAAGAGAAGACTTGGCTAAATTATGCTTTCGCGGGGACTTGGAGCTCCAACCCTTAGAAAACGGAAAGAATGGTAAACCAAAGGCTAGTTACACTCTAACCAAATCTGAAGCCAAGTTGGTTTATAAATGGCTTAAGGAATTGAGAATGCCAGATGGCTATGCTTCAAACCTCAGTAGGTGTGCCAATGTAGAAAAGGGTACGGTGCATGGGATGAAGAGCCATGATTGTCATGTTTTCATGGAATGTTTACTCCCAATTGCATTCCATTCATTGCCAGATTTGGTTTGGAAACCATTAGCTGAGCTAAGTCGATTCTTTAAAGATCTTTGTTGCAATACATTGAGGATGGACGACTTAATTAAGTTGGATGAGAATATTCCAATTATCATATGCAAGTTGGAAAGGATTTTTCCACCAGGTTTCTTTGACTCAATGGAGCATCTTCCAATCCATCTTGCCAAAGAAGCAATTCTAGGTGGTCCAGTACAGTACCGATGGATGTATCCATTCGAAAG ATTTATGGGAGTCTCAAAGAGGGCAGTGACAAATAAGGCTAGAGTTGAAGGTTCCATATGCAGTGATTATATACATCGCGAGACAAATTACTTTTGCTCTCATTATTTCAACTCTTTCCGTTTGTTGCCAACCATAAATCTTAGTAACAAACCTCATTTAGACAATGATGACATTCTACCTACAATGTCCATTCTACAAAGTGGCGGTCGACCAAGTGGGAAGTCACGAAAATATTTTCTATCTGATAAGGAATGGAAGTCTTCACATGTGCATGTCTTGATAAATTGTGATGAGGTTAAACCATATCTTGA CATATTCTTAGAGAACCACTCTCTAGATATAGAAGATTCATCTGGGCGCATACATATAGAGTTTCCCATATGGATGAAGAAATATGTTGTT GTACAAGGACATGAGTTAGAACTTAATCAGTTGGAACTACATGAAGAACTTGAGAAGAAACAAATTTTTGTTTGCTTGAAGGCTGATTCAAATGTGAATTTATAA
- the LOC127127322 gene encoding non-specific lipid-transfer protein 1 — MANSMLIKVTSLAMICLVLGIPLANAVQTCDEIKTSLASCLGYLTGSEPSVPVMCCNGVQTVDDQAKSLPERKDACECIKSTLASIPGVDPNAVQDLPNKCSVKPSFPIGADADCSQISVEL; from the exons ATGGCTAACTCAATGCTTATCAAGGTTACTTCCTTGGCTATGATATGCTTGGTTTTGGGTATTCCCTTAGCCAATGCTGTCCAAACATGTGATGAAATCAAAACCTCCTTAGCATCATGCCTTGGCTACCTTACGGGCTCAGAACCATCGGTCCCTGTAATGTGTTGCAATGGTGTTCAAACTGTTGATGACCAAGCCAAATCTCTTCCCGAACGTAAAGATGCTTGTGAGTGTATCAAATCAACTTTAGCCAGCATTCCTGGAGTCGATCCAAATGCCGTTCAGGATCTCCCTAACAAGTGTAGTGTCAAACCGTCTTTCCCTATTGGTGCCGACGCAGACTGTAGCCA GATAAGCGTTGAGCTCTGA